Proteins encoded by one window of Dokdonella sp.:
- the rnk gene encoding nucleoside diphosphate kinase regulator, whose amino-acid sequence MTAAPANPPLIMSARDVRRLEALLAHAGDNLPASAKRLEDEIVRADVREPEAIPPDVVTMNSIVECRDESSGEVRVLRLVYPHEADMSLGHVSVLAPVGAALLGLSVGQSIEWPLPGGRATRLTATRILYQPEEKGLPE is encoded by the coding sequence ATGACTGCCGCCCCCGCCAATCCCCCGCTCATCATGTCCGCGCGCGATGTGCGCCGGCTCGAAGCCCTGCTCGCGCATGCAGGTGACAACCTTCCGGCCTCGGCCAAGCGCCTCGAGGACGAGATCGTGCGCGCCGACGTGCGTGAACCCGAGGCGATCCCACCCGACGTGGTCACCATGAACTCGATTGTCGAGTGCCGCGACGAATCCAGCGGCGAGGTGCGCGTGTTGCGCCTGGTCTATCCGCACGAAGCCGACATGTCGCTCGGCCACGTTTCCGTGCTCGCCCCGGTCGGTGCCGCCCTGCTCGGCCTGTCGGTCGGCCAGTCCATTGAATGGCCGCTGCCCGGCGGTCGTGCGACGCGCCTGACCGCGACCCGCATCCTCTACCAGCCCGAAGAGAAGGGGTTACCCGAGTAG